From a region of the Schistocerca nitens isolate TAMUIC-IGC-003100 chromosome 8, iqSchNite1.1, whole genome shotgun sequence genome:
- the LOC126199122 gene encoding uncharacterized protein LOC126199122: protein MPYRCCVPNCRGNYDGGPKVTVFKFPEDEATRKKWLSRIRRHNFTPSSSSRVCHVHFHKDDVIWETQIVDERTGQLLRAPLLKPRLRPHAVPSLLPNCPSYLSKEESRREGPEEKKQRLENEQLAAALQYSLASQKDYENTFSFSSLEELMLRTKEVDLPNEWSVIEKHSDFVCFLKIIRNPAPLITHSVVIDSNLNVSLFKKDVQIKTLGKRSFPVIVTNIHEIVSVLQEFSDTDCGHSETSIDSIVEIVKDSLGVLKDSLQESEKEMVDFIYEQVSLINVKKFNHRFSSTFMILCCLLFSISSHAYNFLRSSSLMKMPHPSTLRRVCSKFNVNPSHERLGGSNFLSYARQKFQYLNSNDVNVVLSVDEIHLNSYLEYKGGSVLGMSYNSECAANSAFVFMLQSVKSLYRDVVHILPVKTISSNALYDVLLAIINGLELIGYRVFCVVTDNNKINSKTMSMFSLDKAVNIVFKHPSDPNRPLFFLIDAVHIVKCIRNVWLNQKNDGKDMFYPQFPVRKEVEENKFSVASFKTLKQIYDIDSSSLVKYCHTLSLKSLCPTSLEKQSMKLVLQIFNRHVSEGLEVASDKFDLRHAPSTAEYIRIITKWFDVMNVKSVFKGKHKQNPYMDPLTTDSVSMQFLLDFLDWLDVWKAKGLSSGFLTKETFFAIQHTTYAVVEIARYCTEELGMSYLLTAKLQTDVLERRFGKYRQLAGSQYNVSVTQVYEAEKKLRIQSVMPLVLCSPSYGNITVGAIKNFMFSEVEETDTLDIEVSVTQDDVLSVKDIATSLTFIAGYCAHAVIKKLKCESCLNEIVIEKELPINEHFSLIQRLDHGGLKYPSDTILNMIVYTYIVISKLLKEHERDFLACTNQRAIACAVALATLHENDFLLFDGVCCNGHSSQAIMKSVVWVGVNIFLNNYCKKVNGKKSSKNTQRKLQTLTT from the exons ATGCCGTATCGTTGTTGTGTGCCGAATTGTAGAGGAAATTACGACGGTGGACCAAAAGTAACCGTGTTTAAATTTCCGGAGGATGAAGCAACGAGGAAGAAATGGTTGTCACGTATTCGCAGACATAACTTCACTCCTTCTTCAAGTTCAAGa gtatgtcatgttcacttccacaaggatgatgttatttgggaaacacaaattgtggatgaaaggactggtcagttattaagagccccccttctcaaaccacgtttgagaccacatgcagttccatcactactcccaaactgtccttcctacctttcaaaggaagaaagtagacgtgaagggccagaggagaaaaagcaaaggcttgaaaatgagcagttagctgcagcgttacaatatagtttagcatcacagaaggactatgaaaacactttcagcttcagttctttagaagagttgatgttgcgtacgaaggaagtggatttgcccaacgagtggagtgtgatcgaaaaacacagtgattttgtttgttttttaaagataataagaaatccagcaccattaatcacacattctgtcgttatagatagtaatttaaatgtttcattgtttaagaaagatgtacaaattaagacattaggaaaaagatcttttcctgtaattgtaaccaatatccatgaaattgtcagtgtactgcaggagttttcagacacagattgtgggcactcagaaacttctatagatagtattgtagagatagtgaaagacagtctaggagtgctgaaagacagtttacaggagagtgaaaaggagatggtagactttatatatgaacaagttagtctcataaatgtaaagaaatttaatcataggtttagttctacatttatgatactgtgttgtttgctattttccatttcatctcatgcttacaattttttacgtagcagctcattaatgaaaatgccacatccaagcactctgcgtagggtctgcagcaaatttaatgtgaatccatctcacgaaaggcttgggggaagtaatttcctgtcctatgcaagacagaaatttcaatacttgaacagcaatgatgtcaatgttgttttgagtgtagatgaaattcatctaaattcttatttggaatataaaggaggtagtgttttgggcatgtcatataactcggaatgtgctgcaaattcagcatttgtatttatgttgcagagtgtcaagtctttgtacagggatgttgttcacattttaccggtgaaaaccatttcatctaatgcattatacgatgtgctactggccataataaatggccttgaactaataggctatagggttttttgtgtggtaactgacaacaacaaaatcaatagcaaaaccatgtcaatgttttctctggataaagctgttaatatagtttttaaacatccatctgatcctaatcgcccacttttctttttaattgatgccgtacacattgttaaatgcataagaaatgtgtggctgaaccaaaaaaatgatggtaaagatatgttttatcctcagtttccagttagaaaagaagtggaagaaaataagttttctgtagcttcttttaaaacactgaaacagatttatgacatagattccagttctttagtaaaatattgtcacacattgtctctcaaatcactttgccctacatcattagaaaaacagagtatgaaactagtgctgcagatattcaatcgacatgtgtcagagggccttgaggtagctagtgataaatttgatttgagacatgcaccatcaacagcagaatacattcgaataataacaaaatggtttgatgtcatgaatgtgaaatcagtgtttaaagggaaacacaaacagaatccttatatggatccgttgacaactgatagcgtttctatgcaatttttgctagattttctagactggcttgatgtgtggaaagcaaagggtttgtcaagtgggtttctcacaaaagaaacattttttgctattcagcatacaacatatgccgtggtagagattgctcgatactgtactgaagagctaggtatgagctatttactgacagccaagctacaaacagatgtgcttgagcggcgttttggaaagtatagacagcttgcaggttcccaatacaatgtttcagtgacacaagtctatgaagcagaaaagaagcttcgaattcaaagtgtaatgcctttagttttatgttctccttcctatggcaatatcacagtaggggccataaaaaattttatgttttctgaagttgaagaaacagacacattagacatagaagtcagtgtaactcaagacgatgttctttcagtgaaagatattgcaacgtctttaactttcattgcaggctactgtgctcatgcagtgattaagaagctgaaatgtgagagttgccttaatgaaattgtgattgaaaaggagttgccaataaacgaacattttagtttgatacagagacttgatcatggaggactaaaatacccatcagacactattttaaatatgattgtctacacttatattgtcatcagcaaacttctcaaagaacatgaaagagattttcttgcctgtacgaatcaacgtgctattgcctgtgcagtagcacttgctactcttcacgaaaatgactttttattatttgatggggtatgctgcaatggacattcatcccaggcaataatgaaaagtgttgtttgggttggtgtcaatatatttttaaacaactactgtaaaaaggttaatggaaaaaaaagttcaaaaaacactcagcgaaaactgcaaactcttacaacataa